Proteins from a genomic interval of Aureimonas sp. AU20:
- a CDS encoding polyhydroxyalkanoate depolymerase, producing MYELYEWNHAVLAPFRAVADATRTFYQNPLNPLSQTEMGRTVAAMAELFERTTRVYEKPEWMIHDTLVDGLRVPVIDRTVLAKPFANLVHFERALPPGRRADPRFLIVAPMSGHYATLLRGTVEALLPYGDIYITDWIDARLVPLAAGRFDLDDYVDYVIEMLHFLGPDTHVIGVCQPAVPVMMAAARMAHEEDAAAPATMTLMGGPIDTRVNPTGVNRLAESKGIDWFRDNVVMKVPFPHPGFLRDVYPGFLQLTGFMSMNLDRHLIAHKDFFWHLVKNDGDSAEKHRVFYDEYNAVMDLTAEFYLQTVEEVFIKHSLPKGEITHRGLRLDMGKITQTALLTVEGENDDISGVGQTEAAQTLCRNIPDDMRVHYLQPKVGHYGVFNGSRFRAEIAPRIVDFALTHGLEARARRAAAAGSAPATPASKDAAAAPAESDPAPAGDKAPVPAEAMMDLAPPVDPIELAAEAAEMRAVEFGHPQGVEDEVSAKGASGLMKALRKVKRKS from the coding sequence GTGTACGAACTTTACGAATGGAATCATGCCGTTCTCGCCCCGTTCCGCGCCGTGGCGGACGCGACGCGCACCTTCTACCAGAACCCGTTGAACCCGCTGTCGCAGACCGAGATGGGCCGCACGGTGGCGGCCATGGCCGAGCTTTTCGAGCGCACCACCCGCGTCTACGAAAAGCCGGAATGGATGATCCACGACACGCTGGTGGACGGGTTGCGCGTTCCCGTCATCGACCGCACGGTGCTCGCCAAGCCCTTCGCCAATCTCGTTCATTTCGAGCGCGCCCTGCCGCCCGGGCGCCGCGCCGACCCGCGCTTCCTGATCGTTGCCCCAATGTCGGGCCACTACGCCACGCTTCTGCGCGGCACGGTCGAGGCGCTTCTGCCCTATGGCGACATCTACATCACCGACTGGATCGATGCGCGTCTCGTGCCGCTGGCGGCGGGTCGTTTCGACCTCGACGACTATGTCGACTACGTTATCGAGATGCTGCATTTCCTGGGGCCGGACACGCATGTGATCGGTGTCTGCCAGCCGGCCGTGCCGGTCATGATGGCGGCGGCGCGCATGGCGCACGAGGAGGATGCCGCCGCGCCCGCCACGATGACCCTGATGGGCGGGCCGATCGACACGCGCGTCAACCCGACCGGGGTGAACCGGCTGGCCGAGTCCAAGGGCATCGACTGGTTCCGCGACAATGTCGTCATGAAGGTGCCGTTTCCCCATCCCGGCTTCCTGCGCGACGTTTATCCCGGCTTCCTGCAGCTCACCGGCTTCATGTCGATGAATCTCGACCGGCATCTGATCGCCCACAAGGACTTCTTCTGGCATCTGGTGAAGAACGACGGCGACTCGGCCGAGAAGCACCGCGTCTTCTATGACGAGTACAATGCGGTGATGGACCTCACCGCCGAGTTCTACCTCCAGACGGTGGAGGAAGTCTTCATCAAGCACTCGCTGCCCAAGGGCGAGATCACCCATCGCGGCCTGCGCCTCGACATGGGCAAGATCACGCAGACCGCGCTTTTGACCGTCGAAGGCGAGAACGACGACATTTCCGGCGTCGGCCAGACAGAGGCTGCGCAGACGCTCTGCCGCAATATTCCCGACGACATGCGCGTCCACTATCTCCAGCCCAAGGTCGGTCATTACGGCGTCTTCAACGGCTCGCGCTTCCGCGCCGAGATCGCGCCGCGCATCGTCGATTTCGCGCTGACGCACGGGCTGGAGGCGCGCGCCCGACGCGCCGCCGCTGCCGGTTCGGCGCCCGCCACGCCGGCTTCGAAGGATGCCGCCGCAGCGCCTGCCGAAAGCGACCCTGCGCCCGCCGGCGACAAAGCACCCGTTCCCGCCGAGGCCATGATGGACCTTGCGCCGCCGGTCGATCCGATCGAGCTTGCTGCCGAGGCGGCGGAGATGCGCGCCGTCGAGTTCGGCCATCCGCAGGGCGTGGAGGACGAAGTATCGGCCAAGGGCGCGTCCGGCCTGATGAAGGCGCTGCGCAAGGTCAAGCGCAAGTCCTGA
- a CDS encoding GNAT family N-acetyltransferase produces MTLAPAPALRLRGMEPGDLEALARIEAMAERAEGEPRTLADLKRFLPRYEVFVADINPGEPVGFAAAAPLSSLDPEGSDGEGAEGCFWIGALRVDPTIAPDGTPAALLGSVADRARWFFCRAMGVLAPLGGGFGAEFYGRHGFMAVDPADWTPALRKRSDAECPPSVSPDRRRLMIRWL; encoded by the coding sequence TTGACCCTCGCGCCCGCGCCGGCCCTGCGGCTGCGCGGGATGGAGCCTGGAGATCTCGAAGCCCTCGCCCGGATCGAGGCGATGGCGGAGCGGGCGGAGGGCGAGCCGAGGACGCTCGCCGACCTCAAGCGCTTTCTCCCGCGCTACGAGGTTTTCGTGGCTGACATAAACCCTGGCGAACCCGTCGGCTTCGCGGCCGCCGCGCCCCTGTCCAGTCTCGATCCCGAGGGTTCGGACGGGGAGGGGGCGGAAGGCTGTTTCTGGATCGGGGCGCTCCGCGTCGATCCGACCATCGCGCCGGATGGCACGCCGGCGGCGCTGCTCGGCTCGGTCGCGGACCGGGCGCGCTGGTTCTTTTGCCGCGCCATGGGCGTTCTGGCGCCGCTCGGCGGGGGCTTCGGGGCCGAGTTCTACGGGCGGCACGGGTTCATGGCGGTCGATCCCGCCGACTGGACGCCAGCCCTGCGCAAGCGCTCCGATGCCGAATGTCCGCCAAGCGTTTCGCCCGACCGGCGCCGCCTCATGATCCGCTGGCTTTAG
- a CDS encoding DUF1330 domain-containing protein: MPKAYWIAHVDVDDPERYPDYIATAAPAMKRHGAKFLARGGPFQPLEGHSRARNVVIEFPSMEEALACYRSPEYQAAKAIREAVSTADILIIEGLED, encoded by the coding sequence ATGCCGAAAGCCTATTGGATCGCCCATGTGGATGTGGACGACCCCGAGCGCTATCCCGACTATATCGCGACGGCCGCCCCCGCGATGAAGCGCCACGGCGCGAAGTTCCTGGCGCGCGGCGGCCCGTTCCAACCGCTGGAAGGCCACAGCCGCGCCCGCAACGTGGTGATCGAGTTCCCCTCCATGGAGGAGGCGCTCGCCTGCTACCGCTCCCCCGAATATCAGGCCGCGAAGGCCATCCGCGAGGCGGTCTCGACGGCGGATATCCTGATCATTGAGGGGCTGGAGGATTGA
- the pyrF gene encoding orotidine-5'-phosphate decarboxylase has translation MSANALPTIADDRLIVGLDLSGRAEAEALIETLGETVSFYKIGYQLGFSGGLPLAADLVRMGKKVFLDLKLNDIANTVEKGIEAIAAMGVTMTTVHAYPQVLRAAAAGARGSALCVLGVTVMTSLGEDDLREAGIEMSVEDLVARRAQQTKDAGLGGIVASAAEAGLLRKLIGDEMAVVTPGIRPAGSDSGDQKRVVTPADALRAGASHLVVARPIVAAPDPLAAARAILAEMRGV, from the coding sequence CTGAGCGCGAATGCCCTTCCCACTATCGCCGACGACCGCCTGATCGTCGGCCTCGACCTGTCCGGCCGCGCGGAGGCCGAAGCGCTGATCGAGACGCTGGGCGAGACCGTCTCCTTCTACAAGATCGGCTACCAGCTCGGCTTTTCCGGCGGCTTGCCCCTGGCGGCCGATCTGGTTCGCATGGGCAAGAAGGTCTTTCTCGACCTCAAGCTCAACGACATCGCCAACACGGTGGAAAAGGGCATCGAGGCCATCGCCGCCATGGGCGTGACCATGACCACGGTCCATGCCTATCCGCAGGTTCTGCGTGCGGCGGCGGCCGGCGCGCGGGGCTCCGCGCTCTGCGTTCTCGGCGTCACCGTCATGACCTCGCTCGGCGAGGACGATCTTCGCGAAGCCGGCATCGAGATGAGCGTCGAGGATCTCGTCGCGCGGCGGGCGCAGCAGACGAAGGACGCCGGGCTCGGCGGCATCGTCGCCTCGGCGGCGGAAGCCGGGTTGCTGCGCAAGCTGATCGGCGACGAAATGGCCGTGGTGACGCCCGGTATCCGCCCGGCCGGCTCCGACTCGGGAGACCAGAAGCGCGTGGTGACGCCGGCCGATGCGCTGCGCGCAGGCGCCTCGCATCTCGTGGTGGCGCGCCCCATCGTCGCCGCGCCCGATCCGCTCGCCGCCGCCCGCGCCATCCTGGCGGAGATGCGCGGCGTCTGA
- a CDS encoding PAS domain-containing protein, with product MDRPETDTTTIGMPDGMTTAALAKLPLALVLTNPHLDDNPIVYANQAFARISRYTVEAVIGRNCRFLQGPDTDPDAVRQIGEALREERDITIDLLNYRADGTKFLNRLLITPLYDTSGQLQCFLGVQRDLSNGQDADAAEVETGVLRGDTSLGEIQHRVKNHLAMIIGMIRMQSRAHTSGEAFDTLARRIESLQLLYQEMTEAGVGSTRSQRIPLGAYISRIASTIGYLDGRRSVRVNVDCDAIDIDVERAARIGLLFSELLTNALKHAFKGRDEGLVEARLKMLSSGLIRLTVTDDGIGLPPAAHWPHGAETKSSGGQRVGEAVAMSREGDVAREVATSLAQASGGRLQARAETDGEAVEEMSEAPARGAGGLGGRIVLSLVHGLEARIDVSSQTSGTTVTVDIPGESPS from the coding sequence ATGGATCGACCGGAAACCGACACGACCACTATCGGCATGCCGGATGGAATGACGACGGCGGCTCTCGCCAAGTTGCCTCTGGCGCTCGTCCTGACCAATCCGCATCTGGACGACAATCCGATCGTCTACGCCAACCAAGCCTTCGCGCGCATTTCGCGCTACACGGTGGAAGCCGTGATCGGGCGCAACTGCCGTTTCCTGCAAGGGCCCGACACCGACCCGGACGCCGTGCGCCAGATCGGAGAGGCGCTGCGCGAAGAGCGCGACATCACGATCGACCTCCTGAACTACCGGGCGGACGGCACCAAATTCCTCAACCGCCTGCTGATCACGCCGCTATACGACACGAGCGGCCAGCTTCAGTGCTTCCTCGGCGTGCAGCGCGATCTGTCCAACGGGCAGGATGCGGACGCGGCCGAAGTGGAAACCGGAGTGCTGCGGGGCGACACGTCGCTCGGCGAGATCCAGCACCGGGTGAAGAACCACCTGGCCATGATCATCGGCATGATCCGCATGCAGTCGCGCGCCCATACGAGCGGCGAGGCCTTCGACACGCTGGCCCGCCGCATCGAGAGCCTGCAACTCCTCTATCAGGAGATGACGGAGGCCGGCGTCGGCTCGACGCGCTCGCAGCGCATTCCGCTCGGCGCCTATATCAGCCGCATCGCCTCCACCATCGGCTATCTCGACGGGCGCCGCTCGGTGCGGGTGAATGTCGATTGCGACGCGATCGACATCGACGTGGAGCGCGCCGCGCGCATCGGCCTCCTGTTTTCCGAGCTTCTGACCAACGCGCTGAAGCACGCCTTCAAGGGGCGCGACGAAGGGCTGGTGGAAGCTCGGCTGAAGATGCTCTCCTCCGGCCTCATCCGCCTTACCGTGACCGACGACGGCATCGGCCTGCCGCCGGCCGCGCACTGGCCGCACGGGGCGGAAACGAAGTCGAGCGGCGGCCAGCGGGTCGGCGAGGCGGTGGCCATGTCGCGGGAGGGCGACGTGGCGCGCGAAGTGGCGACGAGCCTGGCGCAGGCGAGCGGCGGCAGGCTCCAGGCGAGGGCGGAGACGGACGGCGAAGCGGTGGAGGAGATGTCCGAGGCCCCCGCGCGCGGCGCCGGGGGGCTCGGCGGGCGAATCGTGCTATCCCTGGTGCACGGGCTGGAGGCCCGAATCGACGTCAGTTCCCAGACGAGCGGCACCACCGTCACCGTCGACATTCCAGGGGAGTCTCCATCCTGA